CCCAGTCCCGCACGGCCTCGCGCACCGCCTCCTCGATGAGGCCCAGGTAGCGCGTGCTGCCTGGCGCGAAGACGGCGTCCGGAACGCCACTGCCAAAGCCCGGCCGCATGGGGCGCTCCCCCAGCCGCGTCAGCAGCACGACTCGCAGGGACTGCTCCACCGCCGCGTCCCCTTCCGCGTACTCCAGCCCGCCCTCCGGCCCCGGCAGCAGCGGAAACGTCCAGCCCCTTCCCAGCAGCTCGTTCGTCATGGTGTGTCCCCCTCAGCCCGTCTTCGTCACCGTGGACAGCAGCCCGCCCGTCATCGGCACCACGGGCGGGCTG
The nucleotide sequence above comes from Pyxidicoccus xibeiensis. Encoded proteins:
- a CDS encoding GPW/gp25 family protein: MTNELLGRGWTFPLLPGPEGGLEYAEGDAAVEQSLRVVLLTRLGERPMRPGFGSGVPDAVFAPGSTRYLGLIEEAVREAVRDWEPRVDLLRARAEVDPEEPARITVSIDYLVRRTNSRQNLVFPFYLGDAGGR